In a single window of the Nicotiana tomentosiformis chromosome 8, ASM39032v3, whole genome shotgun sequence genome:
- the LOC104102768 gene encoding expansin-like B1 — protein sequence MSLVALKNHCIFLLVTLIFPAICYCEEANSLYTRATYYGSPDCYGTPSGACGFGEYGRKIYDGKVSGVSRLYRNGTGCGACYQVRCKVPGHCTDEGTKIVVTDYGEGDHTDFILSVRAYSEMASPGMASHLLAYGVVDVEYRRIPCRYYGYNFMIKVHENSRFPNYLAIVPIYLSGAFDVQAVEVWQADCKEWRGMRKAYGAVWDMPNPPTGSLTFRVQLSFSAYGEVKWVQLADVLPDEWKAGIAYDTNLLLD from the exons ATGAGTTTAGTAGCACTCAAAAACCACTGCATTTTTCTACTAGTGACACTGATTTTTCCTGCAATTTGCTATTGTGAAGAAGCCAATTCCCTCTACACTAGAGCAACCTATTATGGCAGCCCCGATTGCTATGGAACCCCTA GTGGAGCATGTGGATTTGGTGAATATGGGAGGAAAATTTATGATGGGAAAGTGAGTGGAGTTTCTAGGCTCTACAGAAATGGAACTGGCTGCGGTGCTTGCTACCAG GTTAGGTGCAAGGTACCAGGTCATTGTACAGACGAGGGCACAAAAATAGTAGTGACAGATTATGGGGAAGGAGACCATACAGATTTTATACTAAGTGTACGTGCCTATTCAGAAATGGCTAGTCCAGGAATGGCTAGTCATTTATTGGCCTACGGAGTTGTTGACGTTGAATATCGCAGGATTCCTTGCCGTTACTATGGTTACAATTTTATGATCAAAGTTCATGAAAACAGCAGGTTTCCTAACTATTTGGCCATTGTCCCAATCTATTTAAGTGGTGCATTTGACGTTCAAGCTGTCGAAGTTTGGCAG GCTGATTGCAAGGAGTGGAGGGGGATGAGAAAGGCATATGGAGCAGTATGGGACATGCCAAATCCACCAACAGGATCACTCACATTCAGGGTTCAACTGAGTTTCTCTGCCTATGGGGAGGTCAAGTGGGTGCAGCTCGCCGATGTTCTTCCCGACGAATGGAAGGCTGGCATTGCTTATGACACCAACCTTCTGCTCGACTAA
- the LOC104102751 gene encoding ATP-dependent Clp protease proteolytic subunit-related protein 4, chloroplastic, whose product MEAVTIASQFSPATGVRLSSPASCRSSAPKRTLSFSPSPKSSLSTSFISPFVGGSVLADFSGHRIRPDSLRPSSSSSRPKRGVVTMVIPFSRGSAWEQPPPDLASYLYKNRIVYLGMSLVPSVTELILAEFLYLQYEDEEKPIYLYVNSTGTTKGGEKLGYETEAFAIYDVMRYVKPPIFTLCVGNAWGEAALLLAAGAKGNRAALPSSTIMIKQPIARFQGQATDVELMRKEVKNVKAELVKLYSKHIGKSPEEIEADIRRPKYFSPSEAVEYGIIDKVLYNERGREDRGVISDLKKAQLI is encoded by the exons ATGGAAGCTGTGACTATCGCTTCCCAATTTTCACCGGCGACGGGAGTCCGGCTATCATCACCGGCGAGCTGCCGTTCGTCAGCTCCCAAACGGACTCTGAGTTTTTCGCCGTCTCCGAAATCTTCTCTATCGACGAGCTTTATCTCCCCATTCGTCGGCGGTAGTGTACTCGCGGACTTCTCGGGTCATAGAATTCGACCCGATTCTCTTCGACCTTCTTCCTCTAGCTCTCGCCCCAAACGTGGCGTTGTCACTATG GTTATTCCTTTCTCAAGGGGAAGTGCATGGGAGCAACCTCCTCCAGATTTAGCATCTTACTTGTATAAGAATCGAATCGTTTACTTGGGCATGTCTCTAGTTCCATCAGTGACGGAATTGATACTAGCTGAATTTCTTTACCTTCAGTATGAGGATGAGGAAAAGCCAATCTATCTTTATGTGAATTCTACTGGCACAACCAAG GGTGGTGAGAAGTTGGGTTATGAGACAGAGGCTTTTGCCATATATGATGTTATGAG ATATGTCAAGCCACCTATATTTACTCTCTGTGTTGGAAATGCATGGGGAGAAGCTGCCTTGCTTTTAGCAGCTGGTGCAAAAGGAAATCGTGCTGCATTGCCCTCATCTACAATTATGATTAAGCAG CCAATTGCTCGGTTTCAGGGTCAAGCAACAGATGTCGAGCTCATGAGGAAAGAAGTAAAGAACGTCAAAGCGGAATTG GTGAAATTGTATTCAAAGCATATTGGAAAATCACCTGAGGAGATTGAAGCAGACATAAGACGTCCGAAGTACTTTAGTCCTAGTGAAGCagtagaatatggaattattgaTAAG GTTCTATACAATGAGAGGGGAAGAGAAGATAGAGGAGTTATATCTGATCTAAAGAAGGCCCAACTTATCTAA